One genomic region from Sulfurospirillum oryzae encodes:
- a CDS encoding ABC transporter ATP-binding protein, translating into MKKIRIQNLHKLYNPNKPNAFHALKNISFDVEDGEMVILKGVSGSGKSTLLSLIGGLSKPTEGEILINEHNIAKLPDIMSSAFRHKEIGFIFQSFNLLEGLSVYQNVLAPLSLTHLSQEEVQEKVNHAMALANIEHKKEQKVSSLSGGEKQRCAIARAVVMEPEIILADEPTANLDKENALIFIEILKKFKALHKTVIIATHDVLFDELECIDRYVHIRDGEII; encoded by the coding sequence ATGAAAAAAATACGCATACAAAATCTTCATAAACTCTATAATCCCAACAAACCAAATGCCTTTCATGCTCTCAAAAATATCTCTTTTGATGTTGAAGATGGCGAAATGGTTATTTTAAAAGGGGTAAGTGGCAGTGGAAAAAGCACACTTCTCTCTCTCATTGGGGGGCTTAGTAAACCAACCGAAGGCGAGATTTTGATTAACGAGCACAACATTGCTAAGTTGCCTGACATTATGAGTTCTGCTTTTCGTCACAAAGAGATAGGGTTTATTTTCCAATCGTTCAATCTTTTGGAAGGGTTGAGTGTCTATCAGAACGTTTTAGCACCACTATCATTGACGCATCTAAGCCAAGAAGAAGTGCAAGAAAAAGTAAATCATGCGATGGCATTAGCCAATATAGAGCATAAAAAAGAGCAAAAAGTCAGTAGCCTCAGTGGTGGTGAAAAGCAACGCTGCGCCATAGCTAGAGCGGTTGTGATGGAGCCAGAGATTATTTTAGCCGATGAACCAACGGCGAATTTAGATAAAGAGAACGCTTTGATTTTTATTGAAATTCTCAAAAAATTTAAAGCACTTCACAAAACCGTCATTATCGCTACGCACGATGTTTTGTTCGATGAACTTGAATGTATCGACAGATATGTTCATATAAGAGACGGAGAAATCATTTAA
- a CDS encoding tetratricopeptide repeat protein, with protein sequence MKKELLMLIACAVMANAGFIKEGMEAQESGDHKKLIEIYDKACSEGKASGCYNLAVLYVEGTGNVAQDYDKAIKLYTKACDDNFASACHNLGLLYAGGIGVKQDFAKASELYTKACAENEGCTNLGLLYANGAGVKQDYAKAIELYTKACKNEDLMGCNNLGFLYAGGKGVTQDYKKASEYYQKTCDGDIAVGCDNLGLLYATGKGVVQDYKKSSQFYEKACKSGYEQGCNNLGILYAEGKGVSADNAKAKELFKSSCDKGLKIACENAQLLETITK encoded by the coding sequence ATGAAAAAAGAACTCTTAATGTTAATAGCGTGTGCGGTTATGGCAAACGCAGGATTTATTAAAGAAGGAATGGAAGCGCAAGAGAGTGGCGACCATAAAAAATTGATTGAGATTTATGACAAAGCGTGCAGTGAAGGAAAAGCATCAGGATGCTATAACCTTGCAGTTTTGTATGTTGAAGGTACGGGCAATGTTGCGCAAGACTATGACAAAGCTATTAAACTTTACACCAAAGCATGCGATGACAACTTTGCTTCAGCATGCCATAATTTAGGTCTTTTGTATGCAGGTGGCATTGGCGTGAAGCAAGATTTTGCGAAAGCGAGTGAACTCTATACCAAAGCGTGTGCTGAAAATGAAGGTTGTACCAATTTAGGTCTTTTATATGCCAATGGTGCAGGTGTCAAACAAGACTATGCGAAAGCGATTGAGCTTTATACCAAAGCGTGCAAGAATGAAGATTTGATGGGGTGCAATAACTTAGGTTTCCTTTATGCTGGAGGCAAAGGGGTTACTCAAGATTATAAAAAAGCGAGTGAATACTACCAAAAAACATGTGACGGTGATATCGCTGTTGGGTGTGACAATCTTGGACTTTTATATGCAACAGGTAAAGGGGTTGTTCAAGATTATAAAAAATCGAGCCAATTTTATGAAAAGGCTTGCAAAAGTGGGTATGAGCAAGGGTGCAATAACCTTGGGATTTTATATGCCGAGGGAAAAGGTGTCAGTGCGGACAATGCCAAAGCTAAAGAGCTTTTTAAAAGCAGTTGCGACAAAGGTCTAAAAATTGCGTGTGAAAACGCTCAACTACTCGAGACAATTACCAAATAA
- a CDS encoding nitrous oxide reductase accessory protein NosL — MVFRVILTLLCLWNLANAEMFQSVPEANATLIQSGKDKYSCPNCGMHLVKFYKTSHAHENHQYCSIHCLYEATLGVIPEDAKVVDTITLELIDVKKAFYVVGSKVKGTMTRTSSYAFGSEKDALTFVSDNGGKVMSFKEAYAIAAEDFPKDFAKPVAKVEKIDTPSDAKCPVCGMFVAKYPQWVAMADGEKKFYFDGVKDMMKYYFSQKLSAEKLYVSDYYKLSKLQAQKAFYVMGSNVYGPMGSELIPFATQEEAQNFARDHNGQKIIGFDDITEKMVKDL; from the coding sequence ATGGTTTTTCGAGTTATTTTAACGCTACTTTGTTTATGGAATCTTGCAAATGCGGAGATGTTTCAAAGTGTTCCAGAGGCGAATGCAACGCTCATTCAATCAGGCAAAGATAAGTACTCATGTCCTAATTGCGGCATGCACTTGGTCAAGTTTTACAAAACAAGCCATGCACACGAAAATCATCAGTATTGCTCCATTCACTGTTTGTATGAAGCAACACTTGGCGTGATTCCTGAAGATGCTAAAGTGGTCGATACCATTACGTTGGAGCTGATTGATGTCAAAAAAGCGTTTTATGTTGTTGGCAGCAAAGTCAAAGGTACGATGACGCGTACGAGTAGTTACGCCTTTGGAAGTGAAAAAGATGCACTCACTTTTGTTTCTGACAATGGTGGCAAGGTGATGAGTTTTAAAGAAGCGTATGCCATAGCAGCAGAAGATTTCCCTAAAGATTTTGCAAAACCGGTAGCTAAAGTAGAAAAAATAGACACTCCATCAGATGCGAAATGCCCTGTATGCGGGATGTTTGTTGCTAAGTATCCCCAATGGGTTGCGATGGCTGATGGCGAGAAAAAGTTTTACTTTGATGGCGTTAAAGACATGATGAAGTACTATTTCTCTCAAAAATTAAGTGCTGAAAAGCTTTATGTGAGCGATTATTATAAGCTCTCAAAATTGCAAGCCCAAAAAGCCTTTTATGTGATGGGCTCAAATGTGTACGGGCCAATGGGTAGCGAACTCATTCCTTTTGCTACGCAAGAAGAGGCACAAAATTTTGCACGCGATCATAATGGTCAAAAGATCATTGGCTTTGATGACATTACCGAAAAAATGGTCAAAGACTTATGA
- a CDS encoding ABC transporter permease, with the protein MPSKNFVEYAILLLFKDRNDHLFSFLIFSFIVFILSSVLFVSDSLQYDLIKSIKSQPQIVVENTRAGRAYEMHDGYIYDISRITGVSSVEGAVDGYYYFGQKRLWFHIIGDPNLAKDEMLIGQGVQKAMAELYYEDVFHFLTEERMIKVKINKIAPKGTNIISNDAIYLNPNTARAVLGMEVDEYSKLYVTVPNPNEVGEIALKIVEIYPTAKATSQADAIGAVHHLYYYKGGIFMILYVISMVSFFILLKNQISLVYGEKKKEIAILRSLGFCIKDIIALKFIQNIVVSVSAYLLGIALAYVYVFMANAPFLRNIFLGSELENSISLTPVIDLNLLFLIFIFGVIPFLAFVILPAWKIAISDMSEAVK; encoded by the coding sequence ATGCCCAGTAAAAACTTTGTAGAGTATGCTATTTTATTGCTCTTTAAAGACAGAAATGACCATCTTTTTAGCTTTTTAATCTTCTCGTTTATTGTTTTTATCCTCAGTTCGGTGCTTTTTGTCTCTGATTCGTTGCAGTATGATTTGATTAAAAGTATCAAGTCACAGCCTCAAATTGTCGTGGAAAATACAAGGGCAGGGCGCGCTTATGAGATGCACGATGGTTACATCTATGACATCTCTAGAATCACAGGGGTAAGCAGTGTCGAAGGCGCTGTCGATGGCTATTACTACTTTGGGCAAAAGCGTCTTTGGTTTCATATCATTGGCGATCCAAACTTGGCAAAAGATGAGATGCTCATCGGTCAAGGGGTACAAAAAGCGATGGCGGAGCTTTACTATGAAGATGTCTTTCACTTTTTAACCGAAGAGCGCATGATTAAAGTAAAAATCAACAAAATTGCCCCTAAAGGCACAAACATTATCTCTAACGATGCGATCTACCTAAATCCAAATACTGCAAGAGCTGTTTTGGGCATGGAGGTGGATGAGTACTCCAAGCTTTATGTAACCGTTCCAAATCCAAATGAAGTCGGTGAAATTGCACTTAAAATTGTTGAGATTTACCCTACCGCTAAGGCAACCTCACAAGCCGATGCCATAGGCGCAGTGCATCATCTTTACTACTACAAAGGTGGTATTTTTATGATTCTCTACGTGATTTCAATGGTTTCGTTTTTCATTCTTCTTAAAAATCAGATCAGTTTAGTGTATGGCGAAAAGAAAAAAGAGATAGCGATTTTACGTAGCCTTGGTTTTTGCATCAAAGACATCATCGCGCTTAAATTTATCCAAAATATTGTTGTCTCAGTGAGTGCTTACCTGCTAGGAATTGCGCTTGCTTATGTGTATGTTTTTATGGCAAATGCGCCTTTTCTTCGCAATATCTTTTTAGGAAGTGAGCTTGAAAACAGCATTTCGCTCACGCCTGTCATCGACCTCAATTTGCTCTTTCTTATCTTCATTTTTGGTGTCATTCCTTTTTTAGCCTTTGTGATTTTGCCGGCGTGGAAAATTGCCATTAGCGATATGAGCGAGGCGGTGAAATAA